DNA sequence from the Moorena sp. SIOASIH genome:
TCGGCATTATATAAGCCGTTTACTTGGCAGGGACTGCTCAAAAAGCCTTCATTCAATCCCAATATTCCCTTAAAATTGATTAGATTAGGCTGTATTCTTATTCTGTTCTTTTTTTTGATTTTGTCTAGTTTTACAATAATCCATATAATCAGAGGCAAAGAGCCACTAGCCGGACTCATAACGCTAATAGAAAAAATAGTTAATCCACCAACAAAACTAACTGATGTAAATACACCTTCAGGAACATTCCGGTACGGTGGGAGTACTACTTGGGCAAAAATTAGAGGTCTAGTTGATGACAAGATTGAACAAAAATTTCCTCAGTTCAATCTTGTATATACTGAGCATATTAGGCGACCACCAGGTTCTGGCAGTGGTATTCGGATGCTTTTAGATGGTCAAATTTCTTTTTCCCAGTCTTCACGACCCATTAAAGATGAGGAACAGCAAATAGCAAACCAAAGGGGGTTTAAGCTCAAGGAAATTCCTGTGGCTATCGGTGGCATGGCTGTGGTTGTTCATCCTAAGCTTGATATCAAAGATTTGACTTTAGAGCAACTCAAAGGCATCTACACAGGTAAATTAACTAATTGGCAGCAAGTAGGTGGACCAAATCTCAAGATTACACCCTATTCTGCACCTCGTGACAGTGGTGGTACTGTAATTTTGAAAAAACACCTTTTAGAACAAGGCCAAGATTTTGGTCCTAATGTGATTTATACAAAAACTCCTACTGAAGCTATAAACAAGGTGGGTAATTTAAATAACGAAGGTGATGACGGTGGTATTTATATGGCTTCAGTTTATAATCTAGTTGGTCAGTGCAGCGTTAAACCTGTGCCTATTGCTCGTACCAATAATGGTCCATTTATTGCCCCATACGAAGGAGAACTTGTCCCAATACAAGATTGCCCTGATCAGCGCAACAAACTGAATTATAAAGTCTTTCAAAACAGTGAATATCCTATTACTCGACGTTTGTTCGTGATTATTAAAGAAGATTCTGGACTTAAAGAAGAGCCTGGACTTGATCAGCAAGCTGGAGAAGCTTATGCCAACTTACTTTTGACAGATGAAGGGCAAAAATTAATAGCAGAAGCTGGATTCATTCCTGTGAAGGGGCCATAAAAAGAATTATATAGCATTTCTCATAGTCATGAGGTACAGTAACAGCAGTGAGTAAACCAATTATGAATATCTTCCATAGTTACTTTTAAGATTGCATCGGCAATCCCATCTATAGCAATTCTATTTCCCATGAGGTACAAAGAGATCCCCCTAAATCCCCCTTAAAAAGGGGGACTTTGAGGTTGATGATTGTACCTTATACATGCAATAAACGCTATAGTTTGGTTTTCAATTAATAGGACTCTGAAAATTAAATGCGTTTACCCATTAGTAACTATCAACAGCAACTCCTACTATCAGCCAAACAGTTGCAAGAGGGATTAAAGCAAACGTTGACAGAATCGGGTTATGATTCAAGGGAGAAAATTATCCAGCTTGTGCAGGAGATTAAGCAGGAAATCTCTCAAGAGCGTCAAGAAAAACAAAGGAAGACTAACCACAAATGAACCGCCGCCGCATTCTCAAAGCTGGACAGCTTGTAGGGTGGGCAAAGAAAGTTTGGTTCTTTTGAGTCCTTTAGATTATATGGCTTTGCCCAGCAGACTTCCATTGGTATTTTTTTTTATGTTTATACCCTAATGAGGTACACAGGATTTTTTACCTCTTGCCTCTTGCCTTTTGCCTTTTGCCTCTTATCTGTTCCCTGTTCCCTGTTCCCTGTTCCCTGTTCCCTATTCCCTACTCCCTACTCCCTTTATTCTATACTGATAAAGTCACTCTCTTTAAACTGTCATGATTGCTGATAAAAGCCCCAATTACATTTCCAACGAAGAGTATCTATCCTACGAAGAAGATAGTGCCATCAAACATGAGTATAGTCATGGAGAAATCTATGCCATGGCTGGCGCGAGTGATGCCCATGTTACTATTGCCGGTAACTTATTTGCTCTGTTAAGAAATCATGTCAGGGGCACTGGCTGTCGGGTTTATATGGCAGATATGAATTGAAGCGACCAATAGTTATTATTATCCTGATGTTCTAGTAACTCGCGATGCCAGAGACCGAGACTTGACTAATTATAAAAAATATCCGTGTTTAATTGTAGAAGTTTTAGCTCCCAAGACTGAAGCCTTTGACCGGGGTGATAAATTTTATGATTATCTAAAATTAGAAACCTTGGTCGAATATGTTTTAATTAGCCAAAACCGTAAACGCCTAGACTGCTTTCGTCGGAATTCCGAAGGAGTTTGGACATTGCAATTTTATTATCCCGGCAGTGAGATTCATCTGGAAACTGTGGATTTTAGGACTAGTATTGAGGCTTTGTATGAAGATGTAACGTAAGCCGTCAGCCATCAGCCGTCAGCCGTCAGCTGACTCCTTACAAGAAGTGTTAGAGCTTTTGCTAGAAGATTACCAAGCTAGAGGTAAAGAGTTACCTTTATTAAATGAGTACTTCTTATTTGGGTATTGAGTTATTTTAAAACATTACTAACAATGACGATAACAGTAGCACTGGCAATTAAGCCAAAAGCTAACTGAATCACCCATTGTGTGGCTTGTTGGTAATTGCTAAATCTTTTATCAAACTTTTTAACTTCATCTGAAAGCTGATCAAGTTTTCGGATTACATCAGTTAATGTTGGTTCTGGATCTCGATTATGGTTCGGTTCTGGATCGGTAGTGAGTGTCATCGTTAAACTGCCCTAATCCTAGTTATAATTATAACAAATTGGGGATGCGATCGCACTATAGCAATCCGTGTCGGAATAGTGATAATTTTTGTTACCGACTCCCTAAAACCCAGAACTTTCTACCTCACCCCATTAAGAAATACTGTAAAATTATAGTAGTTAACATACTACCCCCCCACAACTAGTTATGTTCAAAGCAATTACTGCTAGTGGAAAAATCGATCCATCAGGTCAATTATCCTTAGACTACCCAATTGAAGGTACTCCCCCTAAGCCAGTACGAGTAATTATTATTTTTGACGAAACAGATGGGGAGGTAAATAGGTTTTGGCAACAATTCAGTAACTATCAACAGCAACCACTCCTGTAAGCTAAACAGTTGCAAGAAGGATTAAAGCAGGCGTTGACAGAATCGGGGTATGATTCAAGGGAAAAAATTATCGAGCTTGTGCAGGAGATTAAGCAGGAAATTTCTCAAGAGCGTCAAGACAAACAAACCTAGATGAAATGGTTCCTAAGTTAATTTTTCTAGATACTAATGTTTATATCATCGGAGCGATTCAACCAGAAAGTCCTGAAAATATGATTTTACAATGGCTGGGCTGGGAAGTTCCAAATAATAATCCTGTTGGTGTGGTTATTTCTAAAGAGTTGATTGACCAAATTTCCCGAGTTGCTAAACGGTTAAAGAATAAAGATTGGAGTGGAAAAATTATTGGACGAATTTGGCAGAATTTAAATGTTTGTTATGTCCAAGTTGATGATTATGAATTAGCTAAAATCGAAGCTTTGGGGATAATACCTCGTGAAGCAGAAATGTTGAATCACGATAATTATGTAGCTAAAATTAGACACACTACACCTATAACACGCCAGATAGTTTCACGAGAACACCATCTTATCACACCCTAGGACATAGCTAATGTTTTCACACATAAAAGCTTGTAAATATCGGAGTTTATCTAGTATTTTTTTTCAAAATATTTGGGAATAACCACTAATTGTAATAAGACATAAGCGATGATAAAGCTATATATCTGTATTTCAATACCATTGACATTTTTTGTTATTAAGCTGTCGAGTTTAAGATGCATTTTTTGAAGTTTTCAAAACAACTATATTTGCCAACGCAAACCATAAAAACACTAATTTATTCATTATTTATCCTTAGTTGTTCTTCTTATGGTAGGTTAGTCAATAGTCTAAATTACCTGTGAGTTTCGAGGTCACAAAAATTGACTACTCTCCCTTGTACTTGATCTTTTCCTGTTCCAATTAGGTTCTGCCCATTTGACAAAAGTTCTAGCTTGACATTGTTTTTAATTCTTAAGACGAAATAACGATTATCTTTAGTCTTGATATTTTTTATTCTCGACCGGATTGCAAATCCTCTATCCATTACGCTGACTCCGTTTTCTGGAGACGAAACCTTAGAGAGGGTAGCCTTATTTCATATAACTTAAAAGTATTACCCATAACCTGTCGCTATAAAGGCCGGAGATGAAACCTTAGAATAAAGGAGCCTTAATCAATGGAGGCGCGCTTTCCGTTTGAAGAATTAAATTACGGGGTCGCGCCTCAAGTTTTAACCCTTTTATGTATAGCCGAGCAACCAGAAAGGCTCCTTTATTCTTACGGTAACTATCGCCAAAGGCGACGCTTGGCCGTAGGCCACGCCAAAGGCGAACGCGAACAAACCACTCTCTTACGGTAACTTTAAATAGTTGATTCTATTGTGCTATCACCATATTTACTATTGTGACCTTGACCAAGCGGTGCGACCCCGGTTGGGTTTCCCGACCTAGGGAACGCGCACCAAGAGAAATGAATCATTATCCCTCCTGGTTCTGCTGTTAACAAATTTAAGCCACTGAATAGTTTGACTTGATGAAAACCTTGACTCCATAACAGCTTACTAGTTAAGGTCACTATTGTTGAATAAGCGCGGAAATAATGCTAATTTATTTTTGCCTATTTTTTTGCTTTTATTCAGACTTTTTCTTAAGTCAACGAACAAATTATAAAACACCTTTCTAACTTTGCTCGCCTTAGAGAAAGTCGATATGTCTACCTCTATGCCACGTACATTCAGCGGTGCGACCCCGGTCGGGGAACCCGACCTAGGGAACGCGCACCAAGAGAAACCCTTGAATAAACTCCTCATACTAGTTTGACTCTGATCCCGTAGCGTGGCCCAAAGGCCAATCTAATACAAAGTCTAACCAGGTTGAGACAAATAGCGATGCAGCTTCGGAACAGGGGAGGCAGTGCGGTCTTGGGGAGGCAGCGCGGTCTTGGGGAGGCAGCGCGGTCTTGGGGGTCTCCCCCATGAGCGACTGCCGTGGTTTCCACGGGGCAAACAGCGGTGCGGACGCAGGTTCCGCACACAGACCCTCCCCATGAGCGACTGCCGTTCCACGGGGCAAACAGCGGTGCGGACGCAGGTTCCGCACACAGACCCTCCCCATGAGCGACTGCATCAAGACAGAAAAGTATTGAGGACTGGATAATCATCAGTAGGTAATTTTCCTAGGTATCTTTTGACAATTTTTGGAAAATTAGATATCATTGAAACAACATTATAAGATTTTTATTTAGCCTATATTTTATCAAAATATAGGCTATTATTCTAGGTTTTTAACTATCATTAAACATTTCTGCATGAAACCATATACATCCTATGAAACTGACTACTATCAATGGATACAGGAAACCGTAGAAAATCTCCGAAATCGTAATTTTAGTGAAGTGGACTGGGAAAATTTAATTGAAGAAATTGAAAGCATGGGTAAAAGCGAGAAGCGAGCATTATTGAGTCTTTTAACCCGTCTTTTAGAACACCTGCTTAAACTGGCTTATTGGAAATCTGAACAAGAACGAAATAGGAATCATTGGGCAGCTGAAGTTGTTAACTTTCGCACCCAAATTAAAACTATTATTGAGGATAGCCCTAGCCTTCGTACTCAACTGGAAACTTTCTACAACAAAGCCTATCCCA
Encoded proteins:
- a CDS encoding substrate-binding domain-containing protein, which gives rise to MLIVKMKLFDKESGFHTNLEVTGMKFEPIEGFLPAPPPALNSSFTNWQLSYRGLDDVKSCFSSRITPGEVYYSGPEEAQAVKAHLNEWLNSGDREWQPIRDQLISIANQSQANQSNPAGQEIHVLLDVPETNLSRFPWQEWDIFKNHYPNAEVILRIRNPFSKTIIPPQNSSKLIRILVVVGRSDGINTESDLEVIQELEKKGVEVITLIQPSFQELYQALFESYQIFIFTGHSSSQEDGKIGWIELNNQDSVTINQLSEPFKKAIDNGLELAIFNSCDGIGLANQLTQLNLLQCIVMREPVPDVVAVAFLKYFFKEFTANKSLFTSVHEARNRLGALNEKYPGVIWLPILCIRESALYKPFTWQGLLKKPSFNPNIPLKLIRLGCILILFFFLILSSFTIIHIIRGKEPLAGLITLIEKIVNPPTKLTDVNTPSGTFRYGGSTTWAKIRGLVDDKIEQKFPQFNLVYTEHIRRPPGSGSGIRMLLDGQISFSQSSRPIKDEEQQIANQRGFKLKEIPVAIGGMAVVVHPKLDIKDLTLEQLKGIYTGKLTNWQQVGGPNLKITPYSAPRDSGGTVILKKHLLEQGQDFGPNVIYTKTPTEAINKVGNLNNEGDDGGIYMASVYNLVGQCSVKPVPIARTNNGPFIAPYEGELVPIQDCPDQRNKLNYKVFQNSEYPITRRLFVIIKEDSGLKEEPGLDQQAGEAYANLLLTDEGQKLIAEAGFIPVKGP
- a CDS encoding DUF29 domain-containing protein, whose product is MKPYTSYETDYYQWIQETVENLRNRNFSEVDWENLIEEIESMGKSEKRALLSLLTRLLEHLLKLAYWKSEQERNRNHWAAEVVNFRTQIKTIIEDSPSLRTQLETFYNKAYPSAVKSVSQLFTLPPEAEIDLTQALDDDWFP